In Pedobacter sp. W3I1, one DNA window encodes the following:
- the gpmI gene encoding 2,3-bisphosphoglycerate-independent phosphoglycerate mutase: protein MVNDKKLALIILDGWGYGKQDNSDAAYAANTPFFDSLLQKYPNSKLEASGEAVGLPAGQMGNSEVGHMNLGAGRVVYQELGRINKSITDRELHSNPVLVSAFDYAKQNNKAVHFIGLVSNGGVHAHIEHLKALCDAANEANVPNTFVHAFLDGRDTDPNSGLGFITDLENHIQNTNAKLATMIGRYYAMDRDNRWERVKQAYDVMVNGIGEKTQDALAAIKKSYADGVTDEFLKPIVLTQANGAPVATIQNDDVVICFNFRTDRGREITAALTQKDFPEQQMHKLPLYYVTMTTYDESFEKVNVIFTKDDLTQTLGEVLANNNKNQIRIAETEKYPHVTFFFSGGREAEFPNEKRLLIPSPKVATYDLQPEMSAAGITDAITKEMETGWADFICLNFANPDMVGHTGVFNAVVKAVETADKCAETVVNKGLEHGYSFILLADHGNSEFMVNGDGSANTAHTTNLVPCILIDKDYKTIANGKLGDIAPTILKILGVAIPEEMTGNVLV, encoded by the coding sequence ATGGTAAACGATAAAAAACTCGCACTTATAATTCTAGATGGTTGGGGCTACGGAAAACAAGATAATTCTGATGCTGCATATGCCGCCAATACTCCTTTTTTCGATTCTTTACTACAGAAATATCCAAATTCTAAGCTTGAAGCATCTGGTGAAGCAGTAGGTTTACCAGCCGGGCAGATGGGAAACTCAGAAGTTGGGCACATGAACTTAGGTGCAGGTCGGGTAGTTTACCAGGAGCTTGGACGAATCAACAAATCGATTACCGATAGAGAATTGCACAGCAATCCGGTTTTGGTGAGTGCATTCGATTATGCTAAGCAGAACAATAAAGCGGTTCACTTCATCGGTCTGGTATCAAACGGTGGTGTACATGCCCATATCGAACATTTAAAAGCTTTATGCGATGCCGCAAATGAAGCTAATGTGCCAAATACTTTTGTTCATGCCTTTTTAGATGGCCGCGATACTGACCCAAACTCTGGTCTGGGCTTTATTACTGATCTGGAAAACCATATCCAAAATACCAATGCTAAATTGGCTACCATGATTGGCCGTTATTATGCAATGGACCGCGATAATCGTTGGGAGCGCGTTAAACAAGCTTATGATGTAATGGTAAATGGCATTGGCGAAAAAACCCAGGATGCTTTAGCTGCTATCAAAAAATCGTATGCTGATGGCGTTACCGATGAGTTTTTAAAACCAATTGTATTAACACAGGCTAATGGTGCTCCGGTTGCTACCATTCAAAATGATGATGTGGTCATCTGTTTCAATTTCCGTACTGATAGAGGTCGTGAAATCACTGCTGCATTAACGCAAAAAGATTTCCCGGAACAGCAGATGCATAAACTGCCGTTGTATTATGTTACCATGACTACCTACGATGAGAGCTTTGAAAAGGTAAATGTAATTTTCACTAAAGATGATTTAACCCAAACCCTTGGTGAGGTATTGGCCAATAACAATAAAAACCAGATCCGTATTGCTGAAACCGAAAAATACCCTCATGTAACCTTCTTCTTCTCTGGCGGAAGGGAAGCTGAATTTCCAAACGAAAAACGCCTTTTAATTCCTTCACCGAAAGTAGCCACCTACGATCTTCAACCTGAAATGAGTGCCGCAGGAATTACTGATGCGATTACCAAAGAAATGGAAACAGGATGGGCCGATTTTATTTGCTTAAACTTTGCTAATCCAGATATGGTTGGCCACACAGGCGTTTTTAATGCTGTGGTAAAAGCCGTAGAAACAGCAGATAAATGTGCAGAAACTGTGGTAAACAAAGGACTGGAGCATGGTTATTCGTTTATTCTTTTGGCCGATCATGGAAACTCCGAATTTATGGTAAATGGTGATGGATCTGCCAATACTGCGCATACAACCAACCTGGTTCCTTGTATTTTAATCGATAAGGATTATAAAACCATTGCAAATGGCAAATTAGGCGACATTGCCCCTACTATTTTAAAAATATTAGGTGTGGCTATTCCAGAAGAAATGACAGGAAATGTTTTAGTATAA
- a CDS encoding DUF4783 domain-containing protein, translating to MIRSLFLLIISLSSLYHPTALQADIIDDLSSYFKAGNSKEIAKSFASTIELIIVDEEDVYSKAQGEQILRDFFVKHPPVKTSIFHKINTNPNYRFGVIILSTAKETFRISITMKKFNTSFSITELRIEPAKD from the coding sequence ATGATCCGGAGCTTATTTTTACTCATTATTAGTTTATCATCATTATATCACCCTACAGCTCTTCAGGCAGATATTATTGATGATTTATCCTCGTATTTTAAGGCAGGCAATTCAAAAGAAATTGCTAAAAGTTTCGCCTCAACCATCGAACTTATTATTGTTGATGAAGAAGATGTATACTCAAAAGCACAAGGTGAACAGATTTTAAGAGATTTTTTTGTTAAACATCCTCCGGTAAAAACAAGTATTTTCCATAAAATTAATACCAATCCAAATTATCGTTTTGGTGTAATTATTTTAAGTACTGCCAAAGAGACCTTCAGGATTTCTATCACCATGAAAAAATTCAATACCAGCTTTTCGATTACCGAATTAAGGATTGAGCCTGCTAAGGATTAA
- the nadC gene encoding carboxylating nicotinate-nucleotide diphosphorylase: MDIQLIHQFIKNALTEDVGDGDHTSLSTIPLGTQGKAKLIIKENGVLAGIELALEIFKEVDAGLKVDVLLLDGAEVKVSDIALTVSGSTHAILIAERLVLNCMQRMSGIATKTHRIVSLLKTTKTKILDTRKTTPGLRYLEKWAVRIGGGVNHRIGLYDMILIKDNHVDYAGGISNAITAAKKYLTDQNKSLQIEIEVRNLEELSQVLAIGGVDRIMLDNFSFENLRAAVKLIDSKFITEASGGITEENVAEYAACGVDFISMGALTHSVKSLDMSLKAY; encoded by the coding sequence TTGGATATTCAACTTATACATCAGTTCATAAAAAATGCCCTTACCGAAGATGTTGGTGATGGCGATCACACCTCACTTTCAACAATTCCTTTAGGAACGCAGGGAAAAGCAAAGCTGATTATCAAAGAGAATGGTGTTTTGGCTGGAATTGAACTGGCCCTTGAGATTTTTAAGGAGGTTGATGCCGGACTGAAAGTTGATGTATTGTTGCTGGATGGTGCCGAAGTAAAAGTTAGTGATATTGCCTTAACCGTTTCTGGAAGTACACATGCTATTTTAATTGCCGAACGTTTGGTTTTAAATTGCATGCAGCGCATGAGTGGTATTGCTACTAAAACCCATCGGATAGTTTCTTTATTGAAAACAACTAAAACCAAAATTTTAGATACCCGTAAAACCACTCCAGGACTTCGCTATTTAGAAAAATGGGCAGTAAGGATCGGAGGAGGTGTAAATCACCGCATTGGTTTATATGATATGATCTTAATTAAAGACAATCATGTAGATTATGCAGGAGGGATTTCAAACGCCATTACGGCTGCTAAAAAATATTTAACAGATCAAAATAAATCACTTCAGATCGAAATTGAAGTCCGGAATTTGGAAGAGTTATCTCAAGTTTTGGCCATTGGTGGTGTAGACCGTATCATGCTTGATAATTTCAGTTTCGAAAACTTAAGGGCAGCGGTTAAATTAATCGACAGTAAATTTATTACAGAAGCTTCTGGAGGAATTACTGAAGAGAACGTTGCAGAATATGCAGCTTGTGGAGTAGATTTTATTTCGATGGGGGCACTTACACACTCTGTGAAAAGCCTGGATATGAGTTTAAAAGCATACTAA
- the plsY gene encoding glycerol-3-phosphate 1-O-acyltransferase PlsY — translation MVTVYSLSALLIAYLFGSIPTAVWLGQAFYGVDVREYGSGNAGATNTFRVLGKKAGIAVMIIDIAKGYTATNLAYLIGMSVTGPQNSVVFVNYQLALGVTAVMGHLFPVFAGFRGGKGVATLFGMILAVNFEASMLCVLVFVVVLLLTKYVSLSSICAGFTFPLSVVFLFQVSIKSEVLYGMVVCILILVTHQKNLERLLKGKESKVYLFRKKTN, via the coding sequence ATGGTTACGGTTTATTCTCTCAGCGCGTTATTAATTGCCTATCTTTTTGGATCTATACCAACAGCTGTATGGCTTGGTCAGGCCTTCTATGGCGTTGATGTAAGAGAATACGGGAGTGGCAATGCTGGTGCTACCAATACTTTTAGGGTATTAGGAAAAAAAGCGGGAATTGCAGTAATGATCATTGATATTGCAAAAGGATATACGGCAACCAATCTGGCTTATCTGATCGGCATGTCGGTAACCGGGCCACAAAATTCTGTTGTTTTTGTTAATTATCAACTCGCACTCGGTGTAACCGCAGTAATGGGACATTTATTTCCCGTTTTTGCCGGTTTTAGGGGGGGGAAAGGTGTTGCTACACTTTTTGGAATGATTTTGGCAGTTAACTTCGAAGCATCTATGCTTTGTGTTCTGGTTTTTGTGGTTGTATTGCTGTTAACTAAATATGTTTCATTAAGTTCCATTTGCGCAGGGTTTACGTTTCCGCTCAGTGTGGTCTTCTTGTTTCAGGTTTCCATCAAATCTGAAGTGCTTTATGGCATGGTGGTTTGCATTTTAATCTTAGTTACGCATCAAAAAAACCTCGAAAGATTGCTGAAAGGCAAAGAATCTAAAGTGTATTTGTTTAGGAAGAAAACTAATTAA
- a CDS encoding M48 family metallopeptidase: protein MKKLFLTASVAGILLFNSCSTVPLTGRSRFDLVSNEQVLPMAFQAYSTFLTENKTTVLPASNAQALKVKTVGSRLITAVKSYMNSNNYGNLIADYQWEVNVVQNNEKNAWCMPGGKIVVYTGILPVTQDDAGLATVMGHEIAHAIAGHSAERMSQEMVAQGIGAAAGVALSKNPKTQSIFNTLYGVGTPVAMLKFSRNQELEADRLGLIFMAMAGYNPQNATSFWNRMSAASAGAQKPAEFLSTHPSDATRIAQIQKYLPEAQQYYKKK, encoded by the coding sequence ATGAAAAAGTTATTTTTAACAGCAAGTGTTGCTGGGATATTACTATTTAACTCCTGTTCTACAGTTCCCTTAACAGGTCGTAGCCGATTTGATTTAGTGAGTAATGAGCAGGTTTTGCCAATGGCATTTCAAGCTTACAGTACCTTTTTAACGGAGAATAAAACTACGGTTTTACCAGCGTCGAATGCGCAGGCTTTAAAAGTTAAAACCGTTGGTAGTAGATTAATTACCGCTGTAAAATCATATATGAACAGCAATAACTATGGTAATCTAATTGCAGATTACCAGTGGGAAGTTAATGTGGTGCAGAACAATGAGAAAAATGCCTGGTGTATGCCAGGGGGAAAGATTGTGGTTTATACGGGTATTTTGCCTGTTACCCAGGATGATGCAGGTTTAGCTACCGTAATGGGCCATGAGATTGCCCACGCTATTGCTGGCCACTCTGCAGAACGGATGTCGCAAGAAATGGTTGCCCAGGGTATTGGTGCCGCTGCGGGTGTTGCATTATCTAAAAACCCAAAAACACAATCTATTTTTAATACCCTTTATGGTGTTGGTACACCAGTGGCAATGTTAAAATTCAGTCGCAATCAAGAATTAGAGGCCGACCGTTTGGGGTTGATTTTTATGGCTATGGCTGGATACAATCCACAAAATGCTACCAGTTTCTGGAACAGAATGTCGGCGGCATCTGCAGGCGCACAAAAACCTGCTGAGTTTTTAAGCACCCACCCGAGTGATGCTACCCGTATTGCACAGATTCAAAAATATTTACCTGAGGCGCAGCAGTATTATAAGAAGAAATAA
- a CDS encoding anthranilate synthase component I family protein, whose protein sequence is MHWANQFEVCCFLDSNHYKDAYSAYDFIIAAGAHHELKCTTGNAFDQLKSFYSLHKQWIFGFFSYDLKNETEDLHSNHSDHLNFPDLYFFVPKYLIAFKNGNAEVLIGPESILAEIDSFQLKANTQSKKITITQRLSRDQYVQKVEALRDHIIRGNIYEVNFCQEFFAENIKIDPIQTFEALNQVSPTPFAGYFKVHSKYILSATPERFLCKRGSKLTSQPIKGTAKRSSDPAEDEAIKLQLRNDIKEQAENVMIVDLVRHDLTKSAVKGSVTVDELFGVYSFPQVHQMISTISCELNPEIHFIDAIKNAFPMGSMTGAPKVKAMKLIEEYEVTKRGIYSGSLGCISPNGDFDFNVVIRSLLYNAESSYLSFQVGGAITYQSDASLEYEECLLKASAILKVLGD, encoded by the coding sequence TTGCATTGGGCTAACCAGTTTGAGGTTTGTTGCTTTTTAGATTCAAATCACTACAAAGATGCCTACTCGGCTTACGATTTCATTATCGCTGCCGGTGCACATCACGAACTAAAATGCACCACAGGCAATGCATTTGATCAACTAAAAAGTTTTTACTCATTACATAAACAGTGGATTTTTGGCTTTTTCAGCTATGATTTAAAAAACGAAACAGAAGATCTCCATTCTAATCATTCGGATCATTTAAATTTCCCAGATCTATACTTTTTTGTTCCAAAGTACCTGATTGCCTTTAAAAATGGTAATGCCGAGGTGCTGATTGGTCCTGAATCGATTTTAGCTGAGATAGATTCCTTTCAGCTTAAAGCAAATACCCAATCCAAAAAAATAACGATAACACAACGGTTATCTAGAGATCAATATGTTCAAAAAGTAGAAGCTTTAAGAGATCATATTATTCGTGGCAATATCTATGAAGTTAATTTCTGTCAGGAGTTTTTTGCCGAAAATATAAAAATAGATCCCATTCAAACTTTCGAGGCGCTAAACCAGGTTTCTCCCACCCCATTTGCAGGTTATTTTAAAGTTCACAGTAAATATATTTTATCTGCTACACCAGAAAGATTTTTGTGCAAGCGCGGATCGAAACTTACCTCACAGCCCATTAAAGGCACCGCTAAAAGAAGTTCTGATCCGGCAGAAGATGAAGCCATAAAGCTGCAACTTAGGAACGATATTAAAGAGCAGGCTGAAAATGTAATGATAGTTGATCTGGTGCGCCACGACCTCACTAAATCAGCGGTTAAGGGTTCTGTCACAGTCGACGAGTTATTCGGCGTCTATAGCTTCCCGCAGGTCCACCAGATGATTTCTACCATAAGCTGTGAACTAAATCCGGAGATCCATTTTATCGACGCCATCAAAAATGCATTCCCGATGGGCTCCATGACGGGTGCTCCTAAGGTTAAAGCCATGAAATTGATTGAAGAATACGAAGTAACCAAAAGGGGCATTTATTCCGGTTCTTTGGGCTGCATCAGCCCAAATGGTGATTTCGATTTTAATGTGGTGATCCGAAGCCTATTGTACAATGCGGAATCTAGCTATCTATCGTTCCAGGTTGGAGGAGCCATTACTTATCAAAGTGATGCTTCATTAGAATATGAAGAATGTCTGTTAAAGGCCAGCGCTATTTTGAAAGTATTGGGTGATTGA
- a CDS encoding type II toxin-antitoxin system RelE/ParE family toxin, translated as MVKNNLKIVWTKPAQNQLKKIYEYISTESIQNAIKVINDLTKGVGDIANHPEKHKIDQYKKDNDGTYRAFEKHHFRVSYRNENQTIRILRIRHTKMNPKKH; from the coding sequence TTGGTAAAAAATAACCTCAAAATTGTCTGGACCAAACCAGCTCAAAATCAATTAAAGAAAATATACGAATACATTAGCACAGAGTCTATTCAAAATGCTATAAAAGTTATCAACGACCTAACTAAAGGAGTGGGTGACATTGCTAACCATCCGGAAAAACATAAAATTGATCAATATAAAAAAGACAATGATGGAACGTATCGTGCTTTTGAAAAACATCATTTCAGAGTTTCTTATCGAAACGAAAATCAAACGATAAGAATCCTAAGGATCAGACACACCAAAATGAATCCTAAAAAGCATTAA